The Selenihalanaerobacter shriftii sequence AATGTAGCATCTGCAAAGTCCATCGGCACATCTGAGTATTTATTTGATAATTTAATAATTCTGGATATGTTTGCTTTTGTTAGTTGAACTATATTTAATGCATCTCTTTCTATCCATCTTAGAAAATCAATCTGTGCTTGAACGTTAAAGTTTAGCATATGCAAGACTTCGGTGATGACTGGCCAGGTAGTATATAGGCGTCCTTCATATGATCTTAAAAAGTCTTTAATAACTTGGTGATGCTTGTCATCCCTATCAAATAAAGCAATTAGAGGGCCAGCATCAATCAGACATTTTTTCATTTATTTTTTCTCTCACTTTCGTTTTATATGTGGTAGAGAGGTCTCCCTGGCCACTACCATACTTGCCAAAAAATTCTTCACCTAAATCATATGGTTTCGTTTGTTGTTCTTGTTTTTCCATATACATTTCAAGTGCTTCTTTAACTATATCCGATTTAGTTATATCTTCCTGTTGAGATAGTAAGTTG is a genomic window containing:
- a CDS encoding type II toxin-antitoxin system VapC family toxin; the encoded protein is MKKCLIDAGPLIALFDRDDKHHQVIKDFLRSYEGRLYTTWPVITEVLHMLNFNVQAQIDFLRWIERDALNIVQLTKANISRIIKLSNKYSDVPMDFADATLIILSELEDIKEIISIDTDFYIYRNIRNEYIRNIFDY
- a CDS encoding ribbon-helix-helix domain-containing protein → MISVRLSKELEEKINLLSQQEDITKSDIVKEALEMYMEKQEQQTKPYDLGEEFFGKYGSGQGDLSTTYKTKVREKINEKMSD